Proteins found in one Deltaproteobacteria bacterium genomic segment:
- the ndk gene encoding nucleoside-diphosphate kinase, which produces MMSERTLSIVKPDAVRKHGVGQILARLEQGGLKIVAAKLIRMSSADAARFYVVHKERPFYADLTKFMSSGPILVSVLEGDNAIARNREIMGATDPAKAAAGTLRRDFGTDVEQNACHGSDAADTARWEISFFFSQLELPS; this is translated from the coding sequence ATGATGTCTGAGCGAACACTCTCGATTGTGAAGCCCGACGCAGTGCGCAAGCACGGGGTCGGCCAAATTCTGGCGCGGCTGGAACAAGGCGGGCTCAAAATCGTGGCGGCGAAACTCATCCGCATGAGTTCGGCCGACGCCGCGCGCTTCTATGTCGTGCACAAAGAGCGACCGTTTTATGCGGACCTGACGAAGTTCATGTCGTCGGGACCGATCCTGGTCTCCGTGCTCGAAGGCGACAACGCGATCGCGCGTAACCGCGAGATCATGGGCGCCACCGATCCAGCGAAGGCCGCGGCCGGCACGCTGCGGCGTGACTTCGGCACGGATGTCGAGCAGAATGCCTGCCATGGTTCCGACGCCGCCGACACCGCGCGCTGGGAGATCAGCTTCTTCTTCAGTCAGCTCGAACTCCCGAGCTGA
- the sucD gene encoding succinate--CoA ligase subunit alpha, producing the protein MSILVDRNTRVLTQGITGSTGQFHTRACKEYGTQMVAGVTPGKGGTDFEGIPIFNTVADAVKATGANASVIYVPPPFAADAIMEAADAGIPLVICITEGIPVLDMVKVKRYLEGRATRLIGPNCPGIITPGQCKIGIMPGYIHKPGHIGVVSRSGTLTYEAVHQLTQLGLGQSTCIGIGGDPIVGTSHIDALALFQADPDTEGVIMIGEIGGTAEESAAEFVRAKMTKPVVGFIAGQTAPKGKRMGHAGAIIAGGSGSAVDKIKAFEAAGIHVAKSPAELGTTMKAALA; encoded by the coding sequence TTGAGCATTCTTGTTGACCGAAACACGCGCGTCTTGACCCAGGGCATCACCGGATCGACCGGACAGTTTCATACTCGCGCGTGCAAGGAGTACGGCACGCAAATGGTTGCGGGTGTCACGCCAGGCAAAGGTGGTACTGACTTCGAGGGCATTCCTATCTTCAACACCGTCGCCGACGCCGTGAAAGCGACCGGTGCCAATGCTTCGGTGATCTACGTGCCACCGCCGTTCGCCGCCGATGCGATCATGGAAGCAGCGGATGCGGGGATACCGCTGGTGATCTGCATCACCGAAGGTATCCCTGTGCTCGATATGGTGAAGGTGAAGCGCTACCTCGAAGGCCGCGCGACGCGCCTGATCGGTCCGAACTGTCCGGGCATTATTACCCCCGGCCAATGCAAGATCGGCATCATGCCGGGCTACATTCACAAGCCCGGCCATATTGGTGTGGTCTCGCGCAGCGGCACGCTCACCTACGAAGCGGTGCATCAACTGACGCAGCTCGGGCTGGGGCAATCGACGTGTATCGGCATCGGCGGCGATCCCATCGTCGGCACCAGTCACATCGATGCGCTCGCGCTGTTTCAAGCCGATCCCGACACCGAAGGCGTCATCATGATCGGTGAGATCGGCGGCACGGCGGAAGAATCGGCGGCGGAGTTCGTGCGGGCGAAGATGACCAAACCGGTGGTCGGGTTCATCGCCGGGCAAACCGCGCCGAAGGGCAAACGCATGGGACATGCCGGCGCGATCATCGCCGGCGGCAGCGGCTCGGCTGTCGACAAGATCAAGGCCTTCGAAGCCGCGGGCATCCATGTCGCGAAGAGTCCGGCCGAGCTCGGCACGACGATGAAGGCAGCGTTGGCGTAA
- a CDS encoding polysaccharide deacetylase family protein — protein MNYETLKALPGVRPAVYRIRRWRDWISPGAVILAYHRIAEPACDPHGLTVSPREFAEQMEVLRRYARPMRLHDVVNRLNGRSLPRDAVAVTLDDGYADNLHAAKPILERFDIPATCFVTTSAIDSPTGFWWDEVARAFLQPTILPPQLCLTIGGRDYRWSLDTAPIANARAHTFQAVRELVRVAAHDEQQRVLAELRAWSGVPADSNSDGCTLTLAELQQLAAGELVEIGAHTLTHPVLSTLAPDAQRAEIAGSKHQLEQWLGRPVTSFAYPYGGALAFNATSVTAARAAGFTSACVLDARRARRGADPFRLSRVMVSGTRKWTGDQFARWLQTR, from the coding sequence ATGAACTACGAGACACTGAAAGCCCTCCCTGGTGTTCGACCGGCGGTCTACCGGATCCGCCGTTGGCGCGACTGGATCAGTCCGGGAGCGGTCATCCTCGCCTATCATCGCATCGCGGAGCCGGCGTGCGATCCGCACGGGCTCACCGTATCGCCGCGCGAGTTCGCCGAGCAGATGGAAGTCTTGCGGCGGTACGCGCGACCGATGCGCCTGCACGATGTCGTGAATCGGTTGAACGGGCGTTCGCTACCACGGGACGCTGTCGCGGTCACACTCGATGACGGCTATGCCGACAATCTGCACGCGGCCAAGCCCATCCTTGAACGTTTCGACATTCCCGCCACCTGCTTCGTGACCACCAGCGCCATCGATAGTCCGACAGGATTCTGGTGGGACGAAGTGGCTCGTGCGTTCTTGCAGCCGACTATCTTACCGCCGCAACTGTGTCTGACCATCGGCGGGCGTGATTACAGGTGGAGCTTGGATACGGCGCCGATTGCAAACGCACGTGCACACACCTTTCAGGCCGTGCGGGAGCTGGTGCGCGTCGCCGCGCACGATGAGCAACAGCGCGTACTCGCCGAGCTGCGCGCTTGGTCGGGCGTGCCCGCAGACTCCAACAGTGACGGCTGCACGCTCACGCTCGCGGAGCTGCAGCAACTCGCTGCCGGCGAACTGGTGGAGATCGGGGCCCACACGCTGACCCATCCGGTGCTGTCGACGCTTGCCCCCGACGCGCAACGCGCCGAGATCGCCGGCAGCAAGCACCAGCTTGAGCAGTGGCTGGGACGCCCGGTGACCAGCTTTGCGTATCCATACGGCGGCGCGTTGGCCTTCAACGCGACATCGGTGACCGCCGCGCGCGCGGCCGGCTTCACGTCTGCGTGCGTGCTCGACGCGCGACGCGCCCGCCGCGGCGCCGATCCGTTTCGGCTCTCACGGGTGATGGTCAGCGGTACTCGAAAATGGACCGGTGATCAGTTTGCGCGCTGGTTGCAAACGCGCTGA
- a CDS encoding DoxX family protein, translating to MRILKLVLLWLMGIFYIGGGVMHFRNSDAYMPMMPPYLPAHLFLIYLSGVAEVVCGVGVLIPRTRVLAAWATILLLIAVFPANLHIALNNVPLFGAPEGAGILNWVRLPLQGVLIAWAWWYTRPNRAG from the coding sequence ATGCGCATACTCAAACTCGTTCTGCTGTGGCTAATGGGGATCTTCTACATCGGCGGTGGGGTCATGCACTTTCGGAACTCGGATGCGTACATGCCGATGATGCCGCCGTATCTGCCGGCGCATCTGTTCCTCATTTACCTGTCGGGTGTCGCCGAAGTCGTGTGCGGCGTCGGTGTGTTGATTCCGCGCACTCGCGTGTTGGCCGCGTGGGCGACGATCCTGCTGCTGATCGCGGTGTTTCCCGCCAACCTGCACATCGCGCTCAACAACGTGCCGCTGTTCGGTGCGCCAGAGGGTGCGGGCATCCTCAATTGGGTGCGGCTGCCGTTGCAAGGCGTGCTGATCGCGTGGGCGTGGTGGTACACGCGGCCGAATCGGGCAGGTTGA
- a CDS encoding phosphotransferase: MVTSGRLALYIIAVCCYGRRVRDALVATGRVLREACWLAAERLRWRGDPSDIPAHAASITPGWLTRILQPYFPGCRVRSLEQIAADAGTTDRARLAVTYDDLGSGDPPPASLFVKLAPADFKTRLLVNLMRLGATEVAFYRQVAAWLPVDTPRVFYAHSQGRAQRFILVLEDLSARAVRFTTVAQALTLDDARVVMQALARLHAHLWDSPRFNGDLAWLKSRDHNPNERVERCLCALAMRPGIRRFPDLVPRELQAATGRIAAARARLENAWAHGPLTVIHGDAHVGNLYFSSGTAGFLDWQVVQRGQGMRDVAYFVINSVPTELRRAHQRDLIALYLSTLAEHGVSGPDPETAWQQYRLHALYTWIATVVTAAAATLQVEPIVRAGLARSSHAVMDLDSLGALDEVLRLPSVG; encoded by the coding sequence TTGGTTACCAGCGGGCGTCTCGCCCTCTACATCATCGCCGTCTGCTGCTACGGTCGGCGCGTGCGCGACGCGTTGGTGGCGACTGGCCGAGTTTTGCGCGAGGCTTGCTGGCTGGCCGCGGAGCGGTTGAGATGGCGCGGAGATCCCTCAGACATTCCGGCGCACGCTGCCAGTATCACTCCGGGGTGGCTCACGCGTATTTTGCAGCCGTACTTCCCCGGATGCCGGGTCCGCTCGTTGGAGCAGATCGCGGCCGATGCGGGGACAACGGATCGAGCTCGTCTCGCGGTCACGTACGATGATCTCGGTTCGGGCGACCCGCCGCCCGCGTCGCTGTTCGTGAAGCTGGCGCCCGCCGACTTCAAGACCCGACTCCTCGTCAACCTCATGCGGCTCGGTGCAACCGAAGTCGCCTTCTATCGGCAGGTGGCTGCTTGGCTGCCGGTCGACACGCCGCGGGTTTTCTACGCCCATAGCCAGGGCCGCGCCCAACGCTTCATCTTGGTCCTCGAAGATCTCAGCGCACGTGCGGTGCGCTTCACGACCGTGGCGCAAGCGTTGACCCTCGATGACGCCCGCGTCGTCATGCAAGCCCTGGCGCGACTACACGCGCACTTGTGGGACAGTCCGCGTTTCAACGGTGATCTCGCGTGGCTGAAATCGCGCGACCACAATCCGAACGAGCGGGTCGAGCGTTGTCTGTGCGCGCTCGCCATGCGGCCCGGCATTCGGCGATTTCCCGATCTGGTGCCGCGCGAACTGCAGGCGGCGACGGGACGGATCGCGGCGGCGCGCGCTCGCTTGGAGAACGCGTGGGCGCACGGCCCGCTCACCGTGATTCACGGCGACGCGCACGTCGGTAACCTCTACTTCTCCTCGGGAACGGCCGGCTTCTTGGATTGGCAAGTGGTGCAGCGGGGTCAGGGCATGCGCGATGTGGCCTACTTTGTGATCAACTCTGTCCCGACCGAGTTGCGCCGCGCGCATCAACGCGATCTCATCGCGCTCTACCTGTCGACGTTGGCGGAGCACGGCGTGAGTGGCCCCGACCCCGAAACCGCGTGGCAGCAGTATCGGCTGCACGCGTTGTATACGTGGATCGCTACGGTGGTCACTGCTGCCGCGGCCACTTTGCAAGTGGAACCCATCGTGCGCGCGGGCTTGGCCCGCAGCAGCCACGCCGTGATGGACCTCGACTCGCTCGGCGCCCTCGATGAAGTCCTGCGATTGCCTTCCGTCGGCTAA
- a CDS encoding thiolase family protein, whose translation MSRDVAIVGVGLHPFGRFDSKSVVDLGVEAVQLALKDAGVERTRVQAGYCGTVYSGVAAGHRVLTAIGATGMPIMNIEAGCASGGAALQLGVEAIRSGQCDCVLTFGMEKMPRGIIRSSFWEPWAEQIGLSPAPAYFALRAQRLMAESGVTREQLAQVSVKNHRHGVDNPYAMFRKPFTVEQVLNSAMVCDPLTLYMLCSPNEGAAAVVLRPATGAPGEVVVAGAALRSHLPGNVLGEHTPLCGLIDDDVTSPTELAARAAYAAAGLGPDDLDVVELQDTESGRELQSYEELQLCARGECGQWITDGVTDRSGRLPVNVSGGLLSKGEPLGASALGQIVELTWQLRGTAGPRQIPNARIALAHTVGRGANACVVILRRT comes from the coding sequence ATGAGCCGCGACGTTGCCATAGTTGGGGTCGGCCTCCATCCGTTCGGGCGGTTCGACAGCAAGAGCGTGGTCGACCTCGGCGTTGAGGCGGTGCAGCTCGCACTCAAGGATGCCGGTGTGGAGCGCACACGCGTGCAGGCGGGGTATTGCGGCACGGTCTACTCCGGTGTCGCCGCCGGGCATCGGGTGCTGACCGCAATCGGCGCCACCGGCATGCCGATCATGAACATCGAGGCCGGCTGCGCCAGCGGCGGCGCCGCGCTGCAACTCGGTGTCGAGGCGATTCGTTCGGGACAATGCGACTGCGTGCTCACGTTCGGCATGGAGAAGATGCCGCGTGGCATCATTCGCTCGTCGTTCTGGGAACCCTGGGCGGAACAGATAGGCCTCAGCCCGGCGCCCGCCTATTTCGCGCTGCGCGCCCAGCGCCTGATGGCGGAGAGCGGCGTCACGCGCGAGCAACTCGCACAGGTATCGGTCAAGAATCATCGGCACGGCGTCGACAATCCGTATGCGATGTTTCGCAAGCCCTTCACCGTCGAGCAGGTGCTCAACTCGGCGATGGTGTGCGATCCGCTCACGCTCTACATGCTGTGCTCGCCGAACGAAGGCGCGGCCGCGGTAGTGCTGCGGCCAGCGACGGGTGCGCCTGGAGAAGTCGTCGTTGCCGGCGCTGCGCTGCGTTCGCATCTACCGGGCAACGTGCTGGGTGAGCACACGCCGTTATGTGGGCTCATCGATGACGACGTAACCTCGCCGACGGAGTTGGCGGCGCGCGCGGCATACGCGGCAGCCGGTCTTGGCCCAGACGATCTCGATGTTGTCGAGCTGCAGGACACCGAATCGGGCCGCGAGCTGCAATCCTACGAGGAGCTGCAGTTGTGCGCACGCGGCGAGTGCGGTCAATGGATCACTGACGGCGTCACCGACCGTAGCGGGCGATTGCCGGTGAACGTCAGCGGCGGCCTGCTCTCGAAAGGCGAACCGCTCGGCGCCTCGGCGCTCGGCCAGATCGTCGAGTTGACCTGGCAACTGCGCGGTACGGCGGGGCCTCGACAGATTCCGAACGCGCGCATCGCACTCGCGCACACCGTCGGCCGCGGCGCGAATGCGTGCGTTGTGATTCTGCGGCGGACCTGA
- a CDS encoding Zn-ribbon domain-containing OB-fold protein codes for MEQVSIRAGLFSIDPPRLLGGRCEVCRRYHFPAQSSCPYCAADDCVAVPLSEHGTLYLYTVVRNAPPGFRGTAPYGFGVVELPEGVRIISPLTEARLDALRIGMPVRLRIAPLFTDDDAREVLSYAFEPVTPSPSGRGQG; via the coding sequence ATGGAGCAGGTTTCGATTCGTGCCGGGCTGTTCTCGATTGATCCGCCGCGCTTGCTGGGCGGACGTTGCGAAGTGTGCCGGCGCTATCACTTTCCCGCTCAATCGAGCTGCCCGTATTGTGCAGCCGATGATTGCGTGGCCGTCCCGCTGAGCGAACACGGCACGCTCTACCTTTACACTGTTGTGCGTAACGCGCCGCCGGGCTTTCGTGGCACCGCGCCGTATGGCTTCGGCGTCGTGGAGCTCCCCGAAGGTGTGCGCATCATCAGCCCATTGACCGAAGCGCGGCTCGACGCCTTGCGCATCGGCATGCCGGTTCGTCTCCGCATCGCACCGTTGTTCACCGACGACGATGCCCGCGAAGTCCTCAGCTACGCATTTGAGCCGGTGACTCCCTCGCCCTCTGGGAGAGGGCAGGGGTGA
- the xerC gene encoding tyrosine recombinase XerC, producing the protein MLKQIDEFEQALRIERNASPHTVRNYVSDLRQFRAFLAEQHLCGASADTDADVRQLDQAAIRAYLVELLQHTRKSSAGRKLSAVKTFCRFLRRRGVIDHDPTAGIRTPKKEQQLPVHLTVDDIFRLIEAPSTVTPDGCRDHAMLEVIYSAGLRVSELVSLNWDDIDRELELVRVRGKGGKERIVPIGTKALAALDTYRARLGELCRAHLFDAQAVFLNRRGQRLTTRSVGRVVEHYILAAGIATKASPHALRHSFATHLLGAGADLRAIQELLGHSSLSTTQKYTHLNLDHLMAVYDKAHPRA; encoded by the coding sequence ATGTTGAAGCAGATCGACGAATTCGAGCAGGCCCTGCGTATCGAGCGCAACGCCTCACCACACACGGTGCGCAACTACGTCAGCGACCTGCGCCAGTTCCGCGCCTTCTTGGCGGAACAGCACTTGTGTGGCGCGTCGGCCGACACCGATGCCGACGTGCGGCAACTCGACCAAGCTGCGATCCGCGCCTATCTCGTCGAGCTGTTGCAACACACGCGCAAGAGTTCCGCCGGACGCAAGCTGTCTGCCGTGAAGACCTTCTGCCGCTTCCTGCGCCGCCGCGGCGTGATCGATCACGATCCCACCGCGGGGATCCGCACGCCCAAGAAGGAGCAGCAACTGCCGGTTCACTTGACGGTCGACGACATCTTCCGGCTGATCGAAGCGCCGTCGACGGTGACGCCCGACGGCTGTCGCGACCACGCGATGCTGGAAGTGATCTACTCGGCCGGGTTGCGCGTGAGCGAACTCGTGTCGCTCAACTGGGACGATATCGATCGCGAGCTCGAGTTGGTGCGCGTGCGCGGCAAAGGTGGCAAAGAGCGCATCGTTCCGATCGGCACGAAGGCGTTGGCGGCGTTGGATACCTATCGGGCGCGACTCGGCGAGCTGTGCCGCGCGCACCTGTTCGATGCGCAGGCGGTGTTCCTCAATCGCCGCGGCCAACGCCTGACCACCCGCAGCGTCGGTCGCGTGGTCGAGCACTACATCCTCGCCGCCGGCATCGCCACCAAGGCCAGCCCGCACGCGTTGCGCCATAGCTTCGCGACGCATCTGCTCGGCGCCGGCGCCGATCTGCGCGCGATCCAGGAGCTGCTGGGCCACTCCAGCTTGTCCACCACGCAGAAATATACGCATCTCAACCTCGACCACCTGATGGCGGTTTACGACAAGGCGCACCCGCGCGCCTGA
- the hslV gene encoding ATP-dependent protease subunit HslV, giving the protein MANPSRSRGVSTDHSRSVSADSESRIRSTTILALKHQGTVVMAGDGQVSLGNTVMKSTARKVRRIYNGQVVAGFAGSSADAFTLFDKFEKKLEQYNGNLTRAAVELAKDWRTDRVLRRLEALLIAANRDAILVLSGSGDVIEPDDGVIAIGSGGNYALAAARALMAHSPLPPRAIAEEAMRIAAGICVFTNTNFVIEELT; this is encoded by the coding sequence ATGGCCAATCCATCTCGGAGTCGCGGTGTTTCCACCGATCACAGTCGCAGTGTTTCCGCCGACAGCGAATCGCGCATCCGCAGCACCACCATTCTCGCTCTCAAGCATCAAGGCACGGTGGTGATGGCGGGCGACGGCCAGGTCAGTCTCGGTAACACAGTAATGAAGTCGACAGCGCGTAAAGTGCGCCGCATCTACAACGGCCAAGTCGTCGCCGGCTTCGCCGGATCGAGCGCGGATGCGTTTACGCTGTTCGACAAGTTCGAAAAGAAGTTGGAGCAGTACAACGGCAACCTAACGCGCGCGGCGGTCGAGTTGGCCAAGGACTGGCGCACCGATCGCGTGCTGCGGCGCCTCGAAGCCTTGCTGATCGCCGCCAATCGCGACGCCATCCTGGTCTTGTCGGGTAGCGGTGATGTGATCGAGCCCGACGACGGGGTGATCGCCATCGGTTCGGGCGGCAACTACGCCTTGGCCGCCGCGCGCGCGCTGATGGCGCACTCGCCGCTGCCGCCGCGGGCGATCGCCGAGGAAGCCATGCGCATCGCCGCCGGCATCTGTGTGTTCACCAACACCAACTTCGTAATCGAGGAACTGACATGA
- the hslU gene encoding ATP-dependent protease ATPase subunit HslU, whose protein sequence is MSTMTPREIVSELDRYIVGQRKAKRAVAIALRNRWRRLQVPEELRDEIAPKNIIMIGPTGVGKTEVSRRLAKLAQAPFLKVEASKFTEVGYVGRDVESMIRDLADLAVKMVKEEEQEKVQVRARDLAEERLLDLLLPPVHGDRRVQPMGNATDAIDITDDSAGATRDKLRRMLRDGKLDDRVVELEVSASATPMIEVFTPQGMEEMEFHLKDMFSNLMPKKTKKQRLPVRDALTFLTQEEAGKLVDMDAVHKDAVRRVEQTGIIFIDEIDKICGREHAGGPDVSREGVQRDLLPIVEGSTVNTKYGMVRTDHILFIASGAFHISKPSDLIPEFQGRFPIRVELDPLTQDDFVRILTEPQNALVKQYVALMATEKVHLVFRDDAVAELASIAARVNERTENIGARRLHTVVERLLDQVSFDAPELTGKEIIIDAAYVRDKLEEVVKDEDLSRYIL, encoded by the coding sequence ATGAGCACCATGACGCCCCGAGAGATCGTCTCGGAGCTCGACCGCTACATCGTCGGCCAGCGCAAGGCCAAACGCGCGGTGGCGATCGCCTTGCGCAACCGGTGGCGGCGGCTGCAGGTGCCGGAAGAACTGCGCGACGAGATTGCGCCGAAGAACATCATCATGATCGGTCCGACCGGCGTCGGGAAGACCGAGGTGTCGCGTCGCCTCGCCAAGCTCGCGCAGGCGCCGTTCCTCAAGGTCGAGGCCTCCAAGTTCACCGAGGTCGGTTATGTCGGCCGCGACGTCGAGTCGATGATCCGCGACCTCGCCGATCTCGCCGTCAAGATGGTGAAGGAAGAGGAACAGGAGAAGGTGCAGGTCCGCGCGCGCGATCTCGCCGAAGAGCGGCTGCTCGACTTGTTGCTGCCGCCCGTGCACGGCGATCGGCGCGTGCAACCGATGGGCAACGCCACCGACGCAATCGACATCACCGACGACAGCGCCGGCGCCACGCGCGACAAACTGCGCCGCATGCTGCGCGACGGCAAACTCGACGACCGCGTCGTCGAGCTCGAAGTCAGCGCCAGCGCGACGCCGATGATCGAGGTCTTCACGCCGCAGGGCATGGAAGAGATGGAGTTCCATCTCAAAGACATGTTCTCCAATCTGATGCCGAAGAAGACCAAGAAGCAACGGCTGCCGGTGCGCGATGCGCTCACCTTCCTCACCCAGGAAGAGGCGGGCAAGCTGGTCGACATGGATGCCGTCCACAAAGATGCCGTGCGGCGGGTGGAGCAGACCGGCATCATCTTCATCGACGAGATCGACAAGATCTGCGGCCGCGAGCACGCCGGTGGTCCCGACGTCTCGCGCGAAGGCGTGCAACGCGATCTGCTGCCGATCGTCGAAGGCTCCACGGTGAACACCAAGTACGGTATGGTGCGCACCGATCACATTCTGTTCATCGCTTCGGGCGCGTTCCACATCTCGAAACCGTCGGATCTGATTCCCGAGTTTCAGGGACGCTTCCCGATTCGCGTCGAACTCGATCCGCTGACGCAAGACGATTTCGTGCGCATTCTTACCGAGCCGCAGAACGCGCTGGTCAAGCAGTACGTCGCGTTGATGGCGACCGAGAAGGTTCACCTGGTTTTCCGCGACGACGCGGTGGCGGAGTTGGCGTCCATCGCCGCGCGCGTCAACGAGCGCACCGAGAACATCGGCGCGCGGCGGCTGCACACGGTCGTCGAGCGGCTGCTCGATCAAGTCTCCTTCGACGCTCCGGAACTCACCGGCAAGGAGATCATCATCGACGCCGCCTACGTGCGCGACAAGCTCGAGGAGGTCGTCAAGGACGAGGACCTCTCACGCTACATCTTGTAG